In the genome of Leptospira dzoumogneensis, one region contains:
- the lepA gene encoding translation elongation factor 4 — MSDRQQFIRNFSIIAHIDHGKSTLADRLLEIGRITDDRTKKDQILDSMDIERERGITIKANNATFNYTAADGNTYTMNLIDTPGHVDFTYEVSRSLKACEGVLLIVDASQGVEAQTLANLYLAMEQDLAIIPVMNKVDLPAADVEKTKLQIEDSLGLDAENAVAISAKTGLNVQAVLEEITKQIPPPKGDPKGPLKALIYDSYFDPYMGVVIKIRVFDGTVKKGDRILLMSSQKDFTVNEVGIKGIGLTPTDSLTAGEVGYIIAGIKKVSDARTGDTVTLYSNPSAEAVPGYKDAKPMVFAGLFPIMGEQFEELVDAIEKMKLNDAALVYEKESSAALGFGFRVGYLGLLHMEIVQERLEREFNLDLITTAPSVKYTIRMKNGEVFDIDNPSKFPDPVFIEATEEPYVKASIITPNEYVGNIMSLAIDKRGVQLDTVYLSQDKVQLTYEIPLAELIFEFYDKLKSLTRGYASLDYEPCGYKASRLVKMDILVNGESVDALSMIVHTSKAESRGREIIEKLKEIIPRHQFMIPIQAAVGGKILARESISALRKNVTAKCYGGDITRKKKLLEKQKEGKKRMKQIGNVEIPQEAFLAVLKTGD; from the coding sequence ATGTCCGATCGCCAACAATTCATCCGCAATTTCTCGATTATCGCCCATATTGACCACGGTAAGTCCACTTTAGCCGACAGACTTTTGGAAATAGGCAGGATCACTGATGACCGGACTAAAAAAGATCAGATCCTGGACTCCATGGATATAGAAAGGGAGAGAGGGATCACGATCAAGGCGAACAACGCCACATTTAATTATACCGCTGCCGACGGTAATACGTATACGATGAACCTGATCGATACTCCAGGCCACGTGGATTTTACTTACGAAGTATCCAGATCCTTAAAAGCATGCGAAGGTGTGCTTCTTATTGTGGATGCGAGCCAAGGAGTAGAGGCACAAACCTTAGCGAACTTGTATCTTGCGATGGAGCAGGATCTAGCAATCATTCCGGTTATGAATAAGGTGGATCTTCCTGCGGCAGACGTGGAGAAGACTAAACTTCAGATCGAAGACAGCTTAGGTTTGGATGCGGAGAATGCGGTGGCGATTTCCGCAAAAACAGGTCTGAATGTCCAAGCAGTTCTAGAAGAGATCACAAAACAAATTCCTCCTCCTAAGGGAGATCCTAAGGGTCCTCTTAAAGCTCTAATCTATGATTCTTATTTCGATCCTTATATGGGAGTTGTGATCAAGATCAGAGTATTTGACGGCACCGTTAAAAAAGGAGACAGGATCCTTTTGATGAGCAGCCAAAAGGATTTTACAGTCAACGAAGTCGGTATCAAAGGAATTGGTTTAACACCTACGGATTCTCTCACTGCTGGCGAAGTAGGATATATCATAGCAGGTATCAAAAAAGTTTCCGATGCAAGGACCGGAGATACTGTTACCTTATATTCCAATCCAAGTGCAGAAGCAGTTCCAGGTTATAAAGACGCAAAACCAATGGTGTTTGCAGGATTATTTCCTATTATGGGAGAACAATTCGAAGAACTAGTAGATGCGATCGAAAAGATGAAACTGAACGACGCAGCTCTTGTATATGAAAAAGAAAGTTCTGCAGCATTAGGATTCGGATTCCGGGTTGGATATCTTGGACTTCTTCATATGGAGATCGTACAGGAAAGATTAGAAAGGGAATTCAATCTTGATCTGATCACTACCGCTCCTTCCGTAAAGTATACGATCCGAATGAAAAACGGAGAAGTATTCGATATAGATAACCCTTCTAAATTTCCTGATCCGGTTTTTATAGAAGCCACGGAAGAACCTTATGTAAAAGCTTCTATCATTACTCCGAATGAATATGTAGGAAATATCATGTCCTTGGCGATTGATAAAAGGGGGGTCCAGTTGGACACTGTTTATCTTTCTCAGGATAAGGTGCAGTTGACTTACGAGATCCCGCTTGCCGAGCTAATTTTCGAATTTTATGATAAACTAAAATCTCTGACCAGAGGTTACGCTTCCTTGGATTACGAGCCTTGCGGATATAAGGCATCGAGACTCGTGAAAATGGATATTCTGGTAAACGGAGAATCCGTGGATGCACTTTCTATGATCGTTCATACTTCCAAGGCGGAATCCCGTGGTAGAGAGATCATCGAAAAACTAAAAGAGATCATTCCTCGCCACCAGTTCATGATCCCGATCCAAGCCGCGGTCGGAGGAAAAATCCTCGCCAGAGAAAGTATCTCCGCTCTTCGTAAGAACGTAACCGCTAAATGTTACGGTGGAGATATTACCCGTAAGAAAAAACTTTTAGAGAAGCAGAAAGAAGGAAAGAAGAGGATGAAACAGATCGGAAACGTAGAAATCCCTCAAGAAGCCTTCCTTGCAGTCTTAAAAACCGGAGATTAA